The following is a genomic window from Rhodoferax sp. PAMC 29310.
GACTCAAAATTCGGAAAGCTCAAATGCACGATCCGAGATCGAAGTGTTCCAACAGCCTCGGTTGTGACCAAGCGTTCATGCACCAAGTCATCGGAAAAATTCGCCAGCCCACGCCGAAAAAGTCGAGTTACGTAGTCTGGATTCCACCCAGAGTGCTGCATGAATTGACCACAATAGCTGGAAAGTCTTGGAATGCGGTAAACATTTAGAGACGATGAACTTACTATGAGCGAAACTATTTCTGCACGAAGCTCGGGTGTCACCCGCTCGTCTGCGTCAATAGAGAGAACCCATTCACCTCGAGCCAGCGACAACGCTCGGCTCTTCTGGGGCCCAAATCCAGGCCAATCTGATGTCACAGAAACCTGTGCGCCCAAACTTCGAGCCAAGTCTGCCGTTCCGTCCGTACTGGCGTTGTCGACAACAACAATTTCATCAGCAAAGTCGACACTCGACAGACAGTCCACAATGTTAGCTCGTTCGTTGCGAGTGATGACGATAACTGAAAGGCGCATAGGAATGTTAGGAGTGTAGCAAGTTGCCGGCATAATCAAGCGAAGCGCCCCTCTTCAGGAGTGGATCCTGATCACGACGGCGGTTTGAGATGCCGTGAATTCAAATCACAGATGACGAAAGACCAGCCCAAAAGCAATCAGGACTTATATCTTCGATTGCTGTCGTATATCAAACCACATTGGAAGGTTGTCGTTCTTGCTGTGATTGGCATGATTGGAACAGCTGCAACAGAACCCGTTTTTCCGGCCATCATGAAGTACTTGCTGGACAACGGATTCAAAACCGCTGATCCTCGTATGGTCTGGGTGATACCAGTTGGTATTGTTCTGCTGTTTTTTGTACGCAGTGTCTTTGTCTATTGCACGGGGTACTTAATGATGTGGGTGTCCAGCCGACTAGTCACTGACCTGCGCCGCGACATGTTTGCAAAACTGCTTGTCCTGCCTACCCACCACTACGACGAACAATCCGCTGGCCATTTAATTTCGCGACTTGTTTACGACGTAAACAACGTTACCGATGCAGCAACCAGCGCACTAATATCAGTGGTGCGGGAGTCCCTCACAGCAACTGCGTTGATCGCCTATCTTCTCTATTTAGACTGGAAACTCACACTAATTACCTTGACGATAGGACCTGTGATTGCTTTTATTGTCAAAGCGTTCTCTCAAAGAATGCGCGCAGCCAGCCGCAAGAGTCTGGAAGCGATGCGGACTATTTCGCACACAGTCGAGGAGACCGTCTCAGCAGAGCGGGTTGTCAAGATTTTCGGCGGGCAGCGCCGCCAATTGCAGCGATTTTTTGATGCCACAGAAACTTTCCGCAGAGCTCAAATGCGGGAGGCAATTCCAGCGTCGGCGGTCACACCGATCACGCACATCGCAGCGTCTGTAGCCATCGCGATCATCGCCTATCTTGCATTGAGTCAATCAACCGGGCAGGCTGGCACGTCGCCGGGTGGCTTCATATCGTTTATTACAGCGATGCTTCTGTTAATTTCGCCTATCAAGCAACTCACGACGGTCAGCACAACCATTCAGCGCGGATTGGCCGCGGCTGAAAGTGTTTTTTCTCTGTTGGACACATCCCAGGAGGAGGATCAAGGGAAAAAGAAAATTCAGCGTGCCAAAGGAGATATTTCATTTGAATCCGTCAGATTCAAGTACCCAGGTGCCGAACATGAAACATTGAACGGAATTTCATTTCAGATCGAGGCAGGCCAGACCATTGCACTTGTTGGGGCATCGGGTGGCGGCAAGACAACGATCAGTTCCTTAATCCCTCGCTTTTATGCCGTAACCGCCGGTCGTATCACTGTCGACGGAACCAACACCGTGGAGCTAACTCTGGAAAGTCTGCGGCAAAACATTGCATTGGTCAGCCAGGACATTGTTCTTTTCAATGACACCATTGAAGCAAATATTGCATATGGCGCTTTAGGGACATTCAGCCGAGCTGAGGTCACAAAGGCAGCGCAGGCGGCAAATGCTTGGGACTTTATTGAAAAACTCCCGAACGGGTTAGACACCATGGTGGGCGAAAATGGATCCAAACTATCAGGAGGCCAGCGGCAGCGGCTCGCAATCGCCCGCGCCTTGCTTAAAGATGCACCCATCTTGATATTAGACGAAGCAACTTCGGCACTGGACAGTGAATCGGAACGTCAAGTTCAATCAGCTCTAGCTGTACTTATGAAAAACAGAACAACCTTGGTCATTGCCCATCGTCTGAGCACCATTGAACATGCAGATCGCATCCTTGTGGTGGACAAAGGCCAAATCATTGAAAGTGGATCACACACCCAACTCATGAGCGCTGGCGGCTATTACGCCAACCTGCGCCATATCCAAGCATGAGAATTCCGATTCTGATGTACCACCAAATCGATGTGCCACCACCGAGTGGCACCCCATTGCGCGGACTCGTGGTTTCCCCAGGCTCATTTGCACGTCAGATGTGGCTACTGAGATGTTTGGGTTACAAGGGTATGTCGATGCGCAATCTTGAGCCATATATGAGGGGAACTATCCAAGGCAAGGTGATCGGAATTACGTTTGATGACGGTTACGAAAACACGGTTCTGAATGCCCTACCTGTGCTTCGGCAGATGGCGTTCACTGCAACATGTTATGCCGTGAGCGACATGATTGGCCAAACGAACTCTTGGGATCGTCACCTTGGTGTTGAGGAGAAACCTCTGATGAGTTTGGATGACTGGTTGGTTTGGAGAAACAGTGGCATGGAGATTGGCTCCCATACCCGCACGCATGCGAACCTGACGAAACTTTCCGAAGCCGAAGCTTATATGGAAATTGTAAAATCGAAGCAGGAGCTGGAACGGCTATTGGATTGTGAAATTCGACACTTCTGCTATCCGTTCGGCCAGTTCGAAAAAGACCACAGCTCGGCCGTGAAAGAGGCCGGTTACGCTAGCGCCACCACCACACACCGAGGATTGATTCACAACGGGGACGATCCATTCACTCTTCGGCGAGTCATGATTGCTAGGGCTACAAACGTGCTGCAATTTGCGCTTAAAGTGACGACTGGCTACGAAGACCGCCGCTCGTGAAGCAGTTTTCTCTTTTTTGTAAGAGCTTTTGCACGGACCTGAAGAGAGTAGTACGTCTGGCTTCATCTATCAGGCAATTCAACACTGAAGGCCTTCCTTTTTACGTGTCTGTACCCAATGCGGACCTCCCACTGTTTCGGGAACACCTGAGTGGTCTAGGCGTCGAGATCGTAGCGGACGAGACAATTATTGCGGCATCTCCCCGAATCAAAATAACCGAGCTCCAGAAAATGTCGGGGGGCCTAACTCAGCAGATCATCAAGTCAGAGTTTTGGCGGTTAGGTATCTCTACCGCCTATCTGTGCTTGGACTCAGACGCCCTATTTATCCGCCCCTTTGGTGTGGCGGATTTCATGGCGCCAGGAGAAATACCCTACACAGTGATCGATGAAGGCCATGAGTCACTAGAGGACGCCATCCGACATAAAAAACCGAGAGTCGTTAAGGCTTATGTCAAGGAAGCTGACCTGTTACAAAATTTGTTTGAACGGACAAGCCGGCGTTATAGCTTCGGCCCCTTCCCACTGATTTGGCACCGTGCGGTATGGGAAAGTCTAGACACAAACTACCTTCGGCCTCTGGGCATAAGCATAGCGGACGCCATTGCCCAAGCACCGATCGAATCACGTTGGTATGGTGAGGCACTTTTGGCCTACAAGGCAGTGCCCCTTATGCCCTGCCAACCATTGTTCAAGGTTTACCACTACGCTTGGCAATACGATCAAGATCTTCGAAGAAGCATGGGAACGGAGCAGCTGAAAACGTTATACAGCGGGGTGATCTACCAATCAGCATGGGAGCGAGGTATGGATTGGCCCCGGGAAGGCGGAGACTTTTCATCGAGGTTTGGCCGCCGTTTGCGCCGAATCTTGGGTCGTATTTAGAGCGCGGCATCAGGTTCTGGAGTGCTTCAGCGAGGGGCACACCCATATTCAGCTCGCTGAAGCCCGAACATAATCGGTATTCCGGAAAATCTAGGACGGATCAGCGAGGCCTTTCATCGAGGATAATTTAGCCTCTCTTTCTCTTCTCTGGCGGAGATTGACGTCCGACGTCGTAGCCACAAATTGGCAGCAGCATAGGAAAGCACAAATCCCTGCATCTCCAGCATATGGTCTCTAAACACCGAATCCGTAAACCCACGAATTATCCAAAATGCAGCAAGTGAAACCAGCACGAGCGCCCATTCATTAAGCATTTTTGACGCTCGAAAATAGCGGAGCCCGACAGTTAAAAAGTAGGCTAAAACTATCAAATACAGAATGGCACCGGCCCACCCAAGCGCCAGCGTCGTGTCGATCCAACCATTGTGAGCGTGCGCCATCAAAATGACTGGATCGGAACACTCAGATCTCAGCAAATTTTGGTAAGCATGCTTAGATCCATCATTTCCCCACGGGTGTTTAATCGCGAGTGCAATGCCCGCCCGCAATAAAACCATTCGCGCGCCGTCACCCCCTTGCACAGCAGAAATCACGCTCTGAGCTTTCTCACCTGAACCATATTGGGCAATGATTTTCGATTCAATTGAGGAAGTACCTTCACATTCAATTTGAATGGCGTCGCCAGAAAATCCAGCTACAAGCTGCCCGGCCATATTTTGCCAACGGCTATCATTTTTAATCGCAACGAAGAGAATGGAAACCGCGGCGATCAGTAGGGTCGCTATAGCAATGAGAACATTTTTTCGTTGATGACTCGCTCGTGTCAAGTACACACAGGCAAGGACAAGAAGCCCTCCGCCCAGCACAAACGCGAAGCCCGCGCGAGAATTGGCAAAGGCGGTACTTAGAAGACCAGCCAGAATCAAGGCTGCAGCCCATGGTCGAATTGCTTTGTTTCCAGCTGCCATGGCTGCCGCGAGAAGCACAACAGCCTGTCCCGCTGCGTAGCCCAGATCCGCGTGATGCGTTTCTCTCCCCCAATAGCCCCAGGGTATAGACGATGTCTCCCAAGCTTTCAATGCGAAGAGACTAAGGTGAATCAGTATGGGCACCGAGGTTACAAGCCCAAGATCGAAAGCTGAACCTCTATTTTTTTTCCAAAAAACAGCGGCCACTCCTGCCCCTGCCAGCATAGCGATTAGACCCCGGCCCCATTGCCCCAGCAAACTTTGCGCAGCAATGATCGGCGAGTCGGAAATAAGCGGGAACACAAACAGATACGCAGCCCACAACCCAATTGGTATGGGCCAGTAAAACGAAGGTCGTTGCTTCAGAAACGACCACGCCAGACAAGCAAGAAGGCCGAGCAGTGCAACATTGCGGAAAGCAATGGTGCCGGCCATTGGCAGGACTGCGAGGTAACACACAGCAAAAATACCGACGAAAAAGGTCGCGCTATGGGGCACTGAAGCAGCACTCCAGCTACTTCTTGAATTTAATTGGTTTTTTTCCTTCATACCTATTTTCCAAATAGACGTCGGGGCGCCTTGCCGTTTGATACATTGGTCTTCCCCCGGAGCGCTAGACGCATCCTAGCCTCAAACGTGAAGCACGGTTGAACGCCAAAGGGCTGATTCTGGGTCCAAAAAAGCGCGCCAATGAGTAACAAGTTGACCGTAGTCAGATGTGGCCAGGCTTCAATTGCGCCACCCAACCAAGGAGTTGACCGACCGCAGCCTGTGTAGTGAATGGATTCACCCGGTTATCCTGAACAACAGCGCCAAACCGCCAGTTGTCAATCGCCTCACCTAGGGCCGTCGCCAGTTCTGTATATCGTTGCAAATCTTGAGGGTCATTGCTCTCACTGCAAATCGCCACATGCCCCTGCCCTCGAAGGATCGCAGCCATCTGCGGATTGTTATGAACCACAGCCAGGATCGGCCTTTTCGCCCAAAGGTACTCATAGAGCTTTGAGGGGATGTACTCTGAGCAAATTGGATCTTCGCCGTGAAGCAACAATAAGATGTCTACCGTTCGCATCCGATTTAATATCGTCTGGCGGCCGCTACAACCAGTCAGGGGATCGGCTTCAATTCGCCCGAAATGCCGCAAGCAAGGTTTAACATGGGAATGGGAAAGCCGCGTTACGGACACACTGTCTAATGGTCCGCCGTATACGTGCAACTCGACCACATCCATCAATTCGGGACGTTGGCCAAAAAGCGTCTCTAGCGCTCCAACAATGGGGCCCAAGTGTCGCGTTGGTGAAAGTGATCCGAAATGCCCGATGACAAACTTCTTGCCTGGAATGTAAGGGGGCAGCGTTTGGAAGGGGTTGTCGATGCCCGGCAGCATCATCTTGCCCCGGTTCCCAAGCTGAGGATGGCGTTGGCGCGCGCTGGCTAAGGCCTGGTTGGTAAACCAGATCGCCACATCAGCATCGGCGCAGATTTGGCCTTCGACCTTGGCTTGCATTTTTTCCTGAGCCGTCGTTGGGATTTTTCCCGGCATGACCATGGGATCATGCACTTCAGCCAACCAACAGGTACCGGTAGCGTGCTTCAGTGCATACCCGGCCATATGGGCCGCAAACGCCCCGCCCGTCGAATAAATCAAGTCAAAGGGCTTTTTGCGTGCCAGGTGTCGCCCTTTTAGATAGGCACTCAACCACCAAGACCAAGAGCTTTCGACGGGGCGTACAAGTTTTTCGATCAGCATCCATGGCAGCAAGAATATGGATGCAATCGTCATGCACAAACGGTACACAAAGCCACATCCCAAACGTTTGCGCAAGACATGCCGGAGCTCAAACCGAAATCCCGCGGGTCCCAAGGGCCAAAGTTGATGGTGTTCAACTTGTGTGTCATGACTACCGGATACGCCGCTCAATACGACGACTTCGATGCCCGCACTCTGCAGATGAGGAAGCTTGTCTGTAATAGTTTGACTGGCCGCCCGTCCATCCATGTTGAATGCGTGCGAAATGACCAACCAACGTGGCCGTGAATCAGAACTCATTCGGATATTAGAGAGTGAAATGGACGAACTCAGGAGGGCCGCGATGGCCATTCATTTTGCCGCCACCTGAGAAAAAAGCTGTTCATATTGTAGGACCGCGCTTTCCCAAGAATGGTGTTGGGCAAACGCTATGCCACCTTGGCGCAAATGTTGAGCCAAGTCTCGGCTGTCCAATATGGCGCCGATTTGCCCGGCTAATTCTTGCTCATTTTTCGGGTCAGACAATAGCAATGCATTTGCCCCATGCGTCAATTGACGGGAGATGCCGCACTGATTCGGACCACTTACCACTACAGGAAGGCCATGGGCCATAGCCTCCAACACCACCATCGCGAAACTATCTTCCAGGGTGGGATGGGCTAGACAGTCCGCCGCGGCATAGGCGGGGGAGAGGTCTTCAAGCGACCCCAGGAAATACACTCGATTCTCAATGCCCAACTCCTGAGCCTGGAGACGGTATTTGCGAGCCGCGTTGGGGTTGCCAGCTACTGCCAGAAATACGCTGGGAGGCATCGCTCGAAGGGCCTCCAGCAAAGTATCCAATCCTTTTCTGGCATAGTCATTGGCAATAAAAAGAACCATTCGGCCATCAAGCGGCAAACCAAGTGCGCGCCGCGTATCTGCCTGGCCCGGCAAATCAAGTGGGATATTCACACCAGGAGTTACGACTTTTATCTTACCGGTACAGCCGGGATACGCCTCTTCACACTCCTGACGAAGGTGATTAGACGTGGCGACGATGCGGTGCGTTGGACAAAGTCTAAAGCGAGAACCTTCCAGCACAAGATAGGTGATCAACCTAGGGCTCAAGGCCACTTTGACCCAACGGAATATCCGGTGGACTCCACTAAAGGTGAAAAACAGGTTGTGCCGCACAGGCCTGACGTGGATAGTTTGAACGTGGCCTTGCCAAGTATTTTCGTGCGAATGGACCGCGTCAAAGCCCCGACGGGTTTGCCGCCAAGTAAAAACGGCAAACACCAACTGATTGATCCAGCGCGGTTTCTCAAACAGGGAAAAAACTTTGTGATACGAAACCCCTTGAATGGGGTGGTTGGACGTCTGCGAAAACACGTGAACTTCATGGCGCGACGCCAACCCCTGAACCAAGGCAACAGCATAACTTTCAGCACCACCGCCCGCTCGCGAAAAATGGCGACTGATAACGGCAATTCGCATCGATTAAAGCAACACGATGTCGTACTGTTCAGGCCCCATCGCACTATCGCTTTGAAGCGACACCGGCTTGCCAATGAACTCACTTAACCCCGCCAAATGCTCACTCTCTTCGTCTAAAAATAACTCAATGACCTTTGGTGAAGCCACAACGCGAAATTCGCGAGGGTTGAACTGTCGGGCCTCTCGCAGAATTTCCCGAAAGATGTCATAGGTGACGCTACGTGCGGTTTTAACAATACCCTTACCTTCGCAAGTTGGGCAGGGTTCACACAGCATGTGTGCCAATGATTCACGCGTTCTCTTTCGAGTCATCTCAACCAAACCCAATTGAGAGAACCCGCTGGCGTTCGTCTTGACTCGGTCTCGGCCCAATTGCTTTCGAAATTCAGCCAAGACGGTGTCTTGGTGATCTGTCCGGACCATGTCAATGAAGTCAACAATGATGATGCCGCCCAAATTTCGCAATCTCAACTGTCGTGCGATGGCCTGTGTCGCTTCCAAATTGGTCTTGAAGATTGTGTCGTCAAAATTCCTGGCACCAACAAACCCCCCGGTGTTGACATCGATGGTTGTCAAAGCCTCTGTTTGATCGACGATGAGATAGCCGCCCGACTTCAGCTCAACTCGCCGACCAAGTGCCTTTGCAATATCGTCATCGATCGCATCAAGATCAAAGATGGGGCGCTCCCCCTTGTAGTGCTGAAGCTTCGTGGCGGCAGCTGGCATAAACTCAAGACCAAACGCTCGCAACGAGTCATACTGCTCGCGAGAGTCCACCCGAATAGTCTGCGTTTTATTGCTGACAAAATCCCGCAAAACTCGCTGCAGCAGGCTTAGGTCTTGGTGCAAGAGAGACATTGGAGGCAGTCGCAATGAGGCTTCTTTAATCCGGGCCCAAGCCTTGCGCAAGTACGTGATGTCATCAGAAAGTTCTTGATCTGATGCGTCCTCTCCATTCGTACGAAGGATCAGTCCACCACCCTGCGGACTCGCCAAGAGTTGCAGCCTAGACCGCAACTCATCCCGCAGCGCGGGAGGAATCTTCTGGGAAACACCCACATGATCATCCTGGGGCAGAAATACCAGCATCCTTCCGGCAATACTAATCTGTGTAGACAGGCGTGCGCCCTTGGTGCCAATCGGATCCTTGATCACTTGCACGGTCAATACCTGGCCTTCAAACACCTGCTTTTCTATGGGGATCTGCGGCTGCGTATTGCGGACCAAGCTCGGCGGCTCTCCATCAGGCTGACGGTGCCAAACATCGGCCACATGCAAAAATGCCGCACGCTCCAGTCCAATGTCAATGAATGCCGATTGCATCCCAGGGAGAACTCGAGCTACCTTGCCCAAATAGACGTTGCCTACCAAGCCTCGCTCCAGAGTCCTTTCGACGTGCAACTCTTGCAAGGCACCGTTTTCGACAACAGCGACTCGAGTTTCTTGCGGAGACCAATTGATCAGTATGTCTTCTTGCATCACCTGTTAAACCTTAAAGTCAAAGGAACGCAACAACCGAGCCGTCTCAAACATCGGCAGTCCGACGATGCCGCTGTAGCTGCCTTCCATTCGAGCGATAAACTTTGCGGCCACGCCTTGGATTGCATAGGCACCCGCTTTGCCCATAGGCTCCCCAGTAGCCACATAGGACTCAATCTCGCTACGAGACATCTCAGCAAAGGTAACCAACGATTCGCTTAGGGCTTGAACACGGCGACTGCAAGTTCCTAGCGCAACGGCAGTCAACACACGGTGAGTTTGGCCAGAAAGCTTGGACAACATATGAACGGCATCCCCGGCGTCAGCGGGTTTGCCGAAAATCTTGCTACCCATTGCAACCGTCGTGTCAGAACACAAAACCGGGGCGTCTCGCAAGGCTCGGTCCGCTTGTCGCTGGAGTGCGGCATCAAGCTTTAGCTCGGTGACACGCTGAACATAGTCAATGGGTGACTCACTATCAAACTCAGCTTCCAGCGCCTCAGCGTCTTCGGTTGGGCCAGCCAAAAGCAACTCAAAGGAGATACCGAGTTGCTCCAACAACTGTCGACGCCTGGGGCTTTGGGAGGCCAAATAGATAAATGAGGACATAGCTTCGAAGTTACCATCAATTCGCAATAGCCTAAGCGGCTGTTCCCAAGTGATGTTCGGCAGTTATTCCCTGTGATAGGGATGATTTGAATTGATGGACCAAGCCCGATAGAGTTGCTCCACCAACAACACGCGAACCATCGCATGCGGCAGGGTCAAATCCGACAAGCGGATTCGCTCATGGGCTGCGCTCTTGAATGCGGGATCAAGGCCGTCAGGGCCGCCGATGACCAGAGCCACGTCGTCACCCTCCAGTTGCCAGCTCTGTAGTTTTGAGGCCAGGGCCATGGTGGTCAAAGTTGTGCCTCGCTCATCAAGAGCGACGATTCGACAACCTTTTGGAATTGCCGCCTCAATTCTGGAACGCTCCGCTGCGTAAAGTGAATCCAGTGTCTTGCTGGCGCGAG
Proteins encoded in this region:
- a CDS encoding O-antigen ligase; the encoded protein is MKEKNQLNSRSSWSAASVPHSATFFVGIFAVCYLAVLPMAGTIAFRNVALLGLLACLAWSFLKQRPSFYWPIPIGLWAAYLFVFPLISDSPIIAAQSLLGQWGRGLIAMLAGAGVAAVFWKKNRGSAFDLGLVTSVPILIHLSLFALKAWETSSIPWGYWGRETHHADLGYAAGQAVVLLAAAMAAGNKAIRPWAAALILAGLLSTAFANSRAGFAFVLGGGLLVLACVYLTRASHQRKNVLIAIATLLIAAVSILFVAIKNDSRWQNMAGQLVAGFSGDAIQIECEGTSSIESKIIAQYGSGEKAQSVISAVQGGDGARMVLLRAGIALAIKHPWGNDGSKHAYQNLLRSECSDPVILMAHAHNGWIDTTLALGWAGAILYLIVLAYFLTVGLRYFRASKMLNEWALVLVSLAAFWIIRGFTDSVFRDHMLEMQGFVLSYAAANLWLRRRTSISAREEKERLNYPR
- the msbA gene encoding lipid A export permease/ATP-binding protein MsbA codes for the protein MTKDQPKSNQDLYLRLLSYIKPHWKVVVLAVIGMIGTAATEPVFPAIMKYLLDNGFKTADPRMVWVIPVGIVLLFFVRSVFVYCTGYLMMWVSSRLVTDLRRDMFAKLLVLPTHHYDEQSAGHLISRLVYDVNNVTDAATSALISVVRESLTATALIAYLLYLDWKLTLITLTIGPVIAFIVKAFSQRMRAASRKSLEAMRTISHTVEETVSAERVVKIFGGQRRQLQRFFDATETFRRAQMREAIPASAVTPITHIAASVAIAIIAYLALSQSTGQAGTSPGGFISFITAMLLLISPIKQLTTVSTTIQRGLAAAESVFSLLDTSQEEDQGKKKIQRAKGDISFESVRFKYPGAEHETLNGISFQIEAGQTIALVGASGGGKTTISSLIPRFYAVTAGRITVDGTNTVELTLESLRQNIALVSQDIVLFNDTIEANIAYGALGTFSRAEVTKAAQAANAWDFIEKLPNGLDTMVGENGSKLSGGQRQRLAIARALLKDAPILILDEATSALDSESERQVQSALAVLMKNRTTLVIAHRLSTIEHADRILVVDKGQIIESGSHTQLMSAGGYYANLRHIQA
- a CDS encoding DUF6492 family protein, encoding MKQFSLFCKSFCTDLKRVVRLASSIRQFNTEGLPFYVSVPNADLPLFREHLSGLGVEIVADETIIAASPRIKITELQKMSGGLTQQIIKSEFWRLGISTAYLCLDSDALFIRPFGVADFMAPGEIPYTVIDEGHESLEDAIRHKKPRVVKAYVKEADLLQNLFERTSRRYSFGPFPLIWHRAVWESLDTNYLRPLGISIADAIAQAPIESRWYGEALLAYKAVPLMPCQPLFKVYHYAWQYDQDLRRSMGTEQLKTLYSGVIYQSAWERGMDWPREGGDFSSRFGRRLRRILGRI
- a CDS encoding polysaccharide deacetylase family protein, giving the protein MYHQIDVPPPSGTPLRGLVVSPGSFARQMWLLRCLGYKGMSMRNLEPYMRGTIQGKVIGITFDDGYENTVLNALPVLRQMAFTATCYAVSDMIGQTNSWDRHLGVEEKPLMSLDDWLVWRNSGMEIGSHTRTHANLTKLSEAEAYMEIVKSKQELERLLDCEIRHFCYPFGQFEKDHSSAVKEAGYASATTTHRGLIHNGDDPFTLRRVMIARATNVLQFALKVTTGYEDRRS
- a CDS encoding glycosyltransferase family 2 protein, whose protein sequence is MRLSVIVITRNERANIVDCLSSVDFADEIVVVDNASTDGTADLARSLGAQVSVTSDWPGFGPQKSRALSLARGEWVLSIDADERVTPELRAEIVSLIVSSSSLNVYRIPRLSSYCGQFMQHSGWNPDYVTRLFRRGLANFSDDLVHERLVTTEAVGTLRSRIVHLSFPNFESVLDKVNRYSTAGALSMEKKGRSANLWSALGHGFWAFFRTYFLRLGFLDGQLGLALAISNAEGTYYRYLKRWLVLRNRSELK
- a CDS encoding glycosyltransferase family 4 protein, with amino-acid sequence MRIAVISRHFSRAGGGAESYAVALVQGLASRHEVHVFSQTSNHPIQGVSYHKVFSLFEKPRWINQLVFAVFTWRQTRRGFDAVHSHENTWQGHVQTIHVRPVRHNLFFTFSGVHRIFRWVKVALSPRLITYLVLEGSRFRLCPTHRIVATSNHLRQECEEAYPGCTGKIKVVTPGVNIPLDLPGQADTRRALGLPLDGRMVLFIANDYARKGLDTLLEALRAMPPSVFLAVAGNPNAARKYRLQAQELGIENRVYFLGSLEDLSPAYAAADCLAHPTLEDSFAMVVLEAMAHGLPVVVSGPNQCGISRQLTHGANALLLSDPKNEQELAGQIGAILDSRDLAQHLRQGGIAFAQHHSWESAVLQYEQLFSQVAAK
- a CDS encoding nucleoside triphosphate pyrophosphatase, whose product is MSSFIYLASQSPRRRQLLEQLGISFELLLAGPTEDAEALEAEFDSESPIDYVQRVTELKLDAALQRQADRALRDAPVLCSDTTVAMGSKIFGKPADAGDAVHMLSKLSGQTHRVLTAVALGTCSRRVQALSESLVTFAEMSRSEIESYVATGEPMGKAGAYAIQGVAAKFIARMEGSYSGIVGLPMFETARLLRSFDFKV
- the rng gene encoding ribonuclease G — encoded protein: MQEDILINWSPQETRVAVVENGALQELHVERTLERGLVGNVYLGKVARVLPGMQSAFIDIGLERAAFLHVADVWHRQPDGEPPSLVRNTQPQIPIEKQVFEGQVLTVQVIKDPIGTKGARLSTQISIAGRMLVFLPQDDHVGVSQKIPPALRDELRSRLQLLASPQGGGLILRTNGEDASDQELSDDITYLRKAWARIKEASLRLPPMSLLHQDLSLLQRVLRDFVSNKTQTIRVDSREQYDSLRAFGLEFMPAAATKLQHYKGERPIFDLDAIDDDIAKALGRRVELKSGGYLIVDQTEALTTIDVNTGGFVGARNFDDTIFKTNLEATQAIARQLRLRNLGGIIIVDFIDMVRTDHQDTVLAEFRKQLGRDRVKTNASGFSQLGLVEMTRKRTRESLAHMLCEPCPTCEGKGIVKTARSVTYDIFREILREARQFNPREFRVVASPKVIELFLDEESEHLAGLSEFIGKPVSLQSDSAMGPEQYDIVLL
- the rlmH gene encoding 23S rRNA (pseudouridine(1915)-N(3))-methyltransferase RlmH, giving the protein MRILIVAVGQRVPDWAQTAWDDYAKRFPFELKVELKAVKTEPRASKTLDSLYAAERSRIEAAIPKGCRIVALDERGTTLTTMALASKLQSWQLEGDDVALVIGGPDGLDPAFKSAAHERIRLSDLTLPHAMVRVLLVEQLYRAWSINSNHPYHRE